One window of Oncorhynchus kisutch isolate 150728-3 linkage group LG25, Okis_V2, whole genome shotgun sequence genomic DNA carries:
- the LOC109875698 gene encoding gamma-crystallin M2-like, producing the protein MSNTRMNIGKIVFYEDKNFQGRSYESSSDCTDMSSYLSRCHSCRVENGCFMVYDRNNYMGNQYFMRRGDYPDYMRNFGMSDCIKSCHMIPMHRGNYKMRIYERENFGGQMHEMMDDCDSIMGRYRMSDCQSCNVMDGHWLMYEQNHFRGRMMYMRPGECKNFSSGIGMGGMRFMSMRRIMDSWY; encoded by the exons ATGTCCAACACCAGAATGAACATAGGCAAG atCGTCTTCTATGAGGACAAGAACTTCCAGGGTCGTTCCTATGAGAGCAGCAGCGACTGCACTGACATGAGCTCCTACCTGAGCAGGTGCCACTCCTGCAGGGTTGAGAATGGCTGCTTCATGGTCTACGACCGCAACAACTACATGGGAAACCAGTACTTCATGAGGAGGGGCGACTACCCTGACTACATGCGCAACTTTGGAATGAGTGATTGCATCAAGTCCTGTCACATGATCCCCATG CACAGAGGAAACTACAAGATGAGAATCTACGAGAGAGAGAACTTCGGAGGTCAGATGCACGAGATGATGGATGACTGTGACTCCATCATGGGTCGTTACCGCATGTCCGACTGTCAGTCCTGCAACGTGATGGACGGCCACTGGCTGATGTACGAGCAGAACCACTTCAGAGGCAGGATGATGTACATGAGGCCTGGAGAGTGCAAGAACTTCAGCAGCGGCATAGGAATGGGAGGTATGAGGTTCATGAGCATGAGGCGCATCATGGACTCCTGGTACTAA